A region of Candidatus Leptovillus gracilis DNA encodes the following proteins:
- a CDS encoding glycoside hydrolase family 13 protein, giving the protein MIPMTSPITTPDWVKDAIFYQIFPDRFARRASYADEYIIQPDNFQTWGAAPTPHSFQGGDLIGAREKLDYLADLGVNAIFFNPIFASASNHRYHTNDYYQVDPLLGGNQALRDFLDAAHGRNMRVILDGVFNHASRGFFQFNHLLECGAESPFVDWFHVQKWPLNAYDERDKPNYAAWWGHRALPKFNTNTTAVREFLWRAATYWLEQGIDGWRLDVPNEIDDDAFWQEFRRCCRAVNSDAYIVGELWQDASRWLQGDQFDAQMNYNFTRLAYGFILGKSMDQTETRKTGYGRMPALSAPRFAAQLDQLFNQTHHPQITLAQMNMLGSHDTPRVWTVARGDATAVRLLFLLQMTVPGAPNIYYGDEIGLPGGGDPDCRRAFPWHNPGQWHNHLRADMQRFIALRRAKAALRRGDFQILHADRGLVVFQRQYAGQTAVIALNASSRRASFTLPAGLVGALPEHLCADDQAVALAAGQTLWVNGRAARVWAD; this is encoded by the coding sequence TTGCCCGACGCGCTTCTTACGCGGACGAATATATCATCCAGCCGGATAATTTCCAGACCTGGGGCGCAGCGCCGACCCCCCACAGTTTCCAGGGCGGCGATTTGATTGGCGCGCGGGAAAAATTAGACTACCTGGCCGATTTAGGCGTCAACGCCATCTTCTTCAACCCGATTTTTGCCTCGGCGTCCAACCATCGTTACCACACCAACGATTATTACCAGGTGGACCCATTGCTGGGCGGCAATCAGGCGCTGCGCGATTTTCTGGACGCAGCCCACGGCCGTAACATGCGCGTCATTTTGGATGGCGTGTTTAACCACGCCAGCCGGGGCTTTTTTCAGTTTAACCATCTGCTGGAATGTGGCGCGGAATCTCCCTTTGTGGATTGGTTCCACGTGCAGAAATGGCCGCTGAACGCCTATGATGAACGCGACAAGCCCAATTATGCCGCCTGGTGGGGCCACCGCGCTCTGCCAAAATTTAACACCAACACAACGGCCGTGCGCGAATTTCTCTGGCGTGCAGCCACCTACTGGCTGGAACAGGGCATTGATGGCTGGCGGCTGGACGTGCCCAACGAAATTGACGACGACGCCTTTTGGCAAGAATTTCGCCGCTGCTGCCGCGCCGTTAACTCAGACGCCTACATCGTCGGTGAATTATGGCAAGACGCCAGCCGTTGGCTGCAAGGGGACCAATTCGACGCGCAGATGAATTACAACTTTACGCGGCTGGCCTATGGCTTCATCTTGGGCAAAAGCATGGACCAGACAGAAACAAGGAAAACGGGATACGGGCGTATGCCCGCCCTCAGCGCCCCCCGGTTTGCCGCCCAACTAGACCAACTCTTCAACCAGACACACCACCCGCAAATCACCCTGGCGCAAATGAACATGCTGGGCAGCCACGACACCCCCCGCGTTTGGACGGTAGCCCGCGGCGATGCCACCGCCGTACGCCTGCTCTTCCTGCTGCAAATGACCGTGCCCGGCGCGCCCAACATCTACTACGGCGACGAAATTGGCCTGCCCGGTGGCGGCGACCCCGACTGCCGCCGCGCTTTTCCCTGGCACAACCCCGGCCAATGGCACAACCACCTGCGCGCCGACATGCAGCGCTTCATCGCCTTGCGGCGGGCCAAAGCAGCCCTGCGCCGGGGCGATTTCCAAATTCTGCACGCCGACCGGGGATTGGTGGTTTTTCAGCGGCAGTATGCGGGGCAAACGGCCGTCATCGCCCTCAACGCCTCCAGCCGCCGCGCATCCTTCACCCTGCCAGCCGGTCTTGTCGGCGCGCTGCCTGAACACCTATGCGCCGACGATCAGGCGGTGGCGTTGGCCGCCGGCCAGACGCTGTGGGTAAACGGCCGTGCCGCCCGCGTCTGGGCCGATTGA
- a CDS encoding response regulator gives MNQAVTKTRKAIEPSDAHILVVEDNVSNFVLIARLLAFMGVQKCEWKTTGWGVVEFANTMPRVDLILMDLRLPHEDGYEALRQIRADDRLGNSLVVVVTAHGSSEEMKKAREAGFDGFLVKPLDADLFPEQISRILNGEEIWDLGI, from the coding sequence ATGAATCAGGCCGTAACCAAAACCCGAAAAGCCATCGAGCCATCCGACGCTCACATTCTCGTCGTGGAAGACAACGTCTCCAATTTTGTTCTCATTGCCCGTTTGCTGGCCTTTATGGGCGTGCAAAAATGCGAATGGAAGACCACCGGTTGGGGCGTGGTGGAGTTTGCCAACACCATGCCGCGCGTGGATCTCATCCTCATGGATTTGCGCCTGCCCCACGAAGACGGCTACGAAGCGCTGCGCCAGATTCGCGCCGATGACCGGCTGGGCAACTCGCTCGTCGTTGTTGTCACCGCCCACGGCAGCAGCGAAGAGATGAAAAAGGCCAGAGAAGCCGGCTTCGACGGCTTCCTGGTGAAACCCCTGGACGCCGATTTATTCCCCGAACAAATCAGCCGAATCTTAAACGGAGAAGAAATCTGGGACCTGGGCATATAA
- a CDS encoding response regulator gives MKGNGDQPGTPGNNENASILYIEDNQDNRKLVKRVLQAAGFHVHGVADGPTGV, from the coding sequence ATGAAGGGAAATGGTGACCAACCGGGCACACCGGGCAACAATGAGAACGCCTCCATTCTCTACATCGAAGACAACCAGGACAACCGCAAACTGGTCAAACGAGTGCTTCAGGCCGCCGGTTTTCACGTCCATGGCGTGGCCGACGGCCCAACCGGGGTTTGA
- a CDS encoding response regulator translates to MAWPTAQPGFEYLQTHTPDLILMDIHLPGTDGYTLTRQLRQSEQFAAVPIITLTANVTKEDEQKSQEAGANGFIQKPINVDSLPDQIRTYLAENERGRP, encoded by the coding sequence ATGGCGTGGCCGACGGCCCAACCGGGGTTTGAATACCTGCAAACCCACACGCCAGACCTCATCCTCATGGACATCCACCTGCCTGGCACAGACGGTTACACCCTGACCCGCCAACTGCGCCAAAGTGAACAATTCGCGGCCGTGCCCATCATCACCCTGACCGCCAACGTGACCAAAGAAGACGAACAAAAAAGCCAGGAAGCTGGGGCCAATGGCTTTATCCAAAAACCAATCAATGTAGACAGTCTGCCAGACCAGATCCGCACCTATCTGGCTGAAAATGAACGAGGGAGACCATGA